The following DNA comes from Mucisphaera calidilacus.
GAAGGTCCAGCCGGACATGATGGTGTAGAAGGCGACGAAGACGAAGAACATGCGCCACATGACGGGTCGTAGTGATTCCTGGAAGTCGCCTTCGGTCTTGAGGTAGAGGTAGATGGATCCGTGGAGTGCGAAGGCGAAGACGCCCATGATGCCGACGAGTATGGCGTAGGGGTTGAGGAGTCCGAGGAAGGTTCCGGCGAATTCGTGGTTGGGGTCGAGGGGGATGCCGAGCATCATGTTACCGACGGCGACGCCGTAGAGGAACGTGGCGAGGAGTGAGCCGAGGAAGAAGAGCATGTCCCAGAGGGTTCGCCATCGTCCGGAGCCGATCTTGCTGCGGAATTCGAGGCTGACGGCTCGGAGGATGAGTGCGGCGAGCAGGAGCATGAGGGCGTTGTAGAAGCCGGAGAAGACGGTGGAGTAGGCCTCGGGGAAGGCGGCGAAGAGCGCGCCGCCGAAGGTGATGAGCCAGACCTCGTTGCCGTCCCAGAGGGGCCCGATGGAGTTCATGACGATGCGTCGGTTGAGGTCGTTGCGTGCGACGAAGGGGTGGAGGATGCCGACGCCCAGGTCGAACCCGTCGAGGATGGCG
Coding sequences within:
- the cydB gene encoding cytochrome d ubiquinol oxidase subunit II, with the protein product MTIDNTLLLAVTTHEALAYIWYILLAVLLTGYAILDGFDLGVGILHPFVARNDLNRRIVMNSIGPLWDGNEVWLITFGGALFAAFPEAYSTVFSGFYNALMLLLAALILRAVSLEFRSKIGSGRWRTLWDMLFFLGSLLATFLYGVAVGNMMLGIPLDPNHEFAGTFLGLLNPYAILVGIMGVFAFALHGSIYLYLKTEGDFQESLRPVMWRMFFVFVAFYTIMSGWTFFNLPHATETFFNYPILWAVPVLNLLAILNIPRAINQRNEGYAFISSACMIAAFVFLFITALFPYLVPASNNPANSLTIMNAASSVKTLAIMLIIAVVGMPCVIAYTAIIYWTFRGKVTIDETSY